In the genome of Rhopalosiphum padi isolate XX-2018 chromosome 1, ASM2088224v1, whole genome shotgun sequence, the window catattttgttttttattttaggtgaAAAATCTACGATACCAGCTGAACTTCTTCCACCAAATCCTTaaaagaaatttgaaatttgataatatttttttttaaatttcattaaaaatttaagatacagttttatattctttttagtttaaataatatattaatttgtaaacatattcaatatttattatgtttatatattgctaaattatgatttatattacattcaacaatagttaaacatttattcaaatattgatttttttttcaattaaaatattaaattaaaaatcactcattttagaaaatattaatttattaaatgtatcattaatatgacaaaatttgagttaaaagattaaaaagaaataactgtaaaaaaatcttttgataTGTAGATAGTATCTTTAtagatatgtaattttaaaattaccaagTAAGTATCTAGTTGTTCCCAGTCCCAATGTAAACTATTGAGAATTTTTGAGAAGCATTTTTTATCATAGTTTTACATGTTTTTAGAAAGAAGTGACACCTGCAATGCGTGTCTTGTAGTCTCTATTTAACATACAACATACCAAATTTGCTCTCAATAGAACCAATTTTgtcttagttttaatttaaaatattatattgtattaactataatccaacttaaatgtttgtgtttgtttattggttttttatgtgagtcatgataatttttaaattatcatattgtataatatgctcttaacttttaaaaattaaggcTTGTTGTATTAAGTGTTGGATGTACCGGAATACCATATTTTAAGATTCTGTTTGGACTGATGAGTGTTGGTAAAATTTTCTGGTAATAAGTTGattctaattagtaatttgagggacaaaagtaaaaatacccattcattttaaaaataatttttatgcaaaactagtttttaattatgtcTTTTGAAGTCTTCATAAAATATTCTACCATTCTGTAGTCTAGAGTTCtagatataacattttaaacatgttttacCTATTTTAGATATTGGTCATTTGAAGTTACCTTCTTTTTTTGAGtgtaaaaaacttgaaaattcgAGTCAAGGtactaaaagaaattaaaaattaatatcgaaaatatagtcacattttttttggtaagtgtttttttaatttcatgaaatttgtaaattgttttctagataaaaatatataacgtatatcattttaatacttGCAgctagaaaaattaatatagttttctttttaagttttttagtaTAGTAGGTAAGTAATCattcaattttaactaaattgagTATTCAAAcggaaattttaatgaattcttaaataatttttgttattttgtcgtaatttaaaaaatattgattgtaagAACTTGTTTTTCACAAAATTACTAttgacttaaatttatatttcgcCAATtggtaggtatttttattttatttagactgTACAACGTAcaccaataaattttaaaattagttcaatatactttattattaaataggtaatagaaAAATATCTTTAGAATTTTTCGTATGCTGCAATGATTTATCACAATtagtgaattcaaatttaacacgtctATTACAATTACAGGAACATGCaattaaaatgcaaatttaTGCTTAAAATCTACTTAATagcattttaagtttaacttcccggattttttttttattatactatcagTCTTATTCCAATTTCGTTGAAAAGTATTGTTAAAGAGGACGCTTCACCTGCTTACGTTGTCTCGGTGTTACAACGTACAACATAGTAAAAACCGTTTCACGTGAGCAAGGATCATTAGGATCACCTAGGCTGTAGTCCAAATTAAGCAATAAGCAACTAATTTTTTACACTAGAAAACAATTTTGGGTTGTgtgacataattattttttttgatatcagagctataaaaaaatattaaaaataatggattttgaaacaataagaacTTTTTTAGTAATAgtgatatcaaaaaattaaaaacggtgTTGCACAGCCAATGTTTTCCTTTTTATGGTGTGAAACTGAAAATTGGATTGTTTAACATGGACTACAGCCCAGCCCTATTGGTTTTTTCCTGCGTGAAACGGTTTTTACTGTGTTGTACTTTTGTAAGGAGACAACTCATGTGGGTGTGTGGTGGCGCCAGGATTTTTTTCTAGGTAGGGCTTATGAGAGACCAACAATTATAAGGTAGGgccacaaaaaattaaaaatgagtatacattattatgtattaatatattataatgtcacaaTTACACAATTGAGTATCGACACCATACTGCAGTATTCagggtattaaaatatatatattaatataaaaaaaaaagtatatacaaaatacattttaataatcacGGACGAATTATCAGCAACAGCACGTGTTGATTTTTTCAATGACGTACTTAATCTTTTCGATAGCCATGTCCACGTCTTCGTCGGTGATGTTCTTGTGCGTCACAACTCTCGCTCTTGCATTGTTTATCTGCGCTATCCTCACTGCCGTCGATCGTATCTTGTTGTTCGACTTACTGTCGTTTTCATCAGGGTCTATCTGTGTATCATACGTTATATATTGTTAGTTTGTCACTTTACACCAATGTTATTGACGaagtatatacttaataatatgttattataccaCTTGTTATAGCTATAAGGAtgacaaacaatttttgataaagatatgctaaaaatatattttcttttgagttgccatattaatataatatgcatgtatttCAACTGTTATCGATAGCGGTCACGATGATTAAGGGGAGCGATGaagaactatttatttaatttattatattataataaattctaaggAAGGTAGATCGACTTTTAATTAACGATCAACCGCTTCATAGCTTTAGACCTTTGGGCATTACGACAGGAGCGTCTTCAAGCGGGTGGCTGCGGTTACAGTTATTTTTCCTTATAccacattaaaaatgtttttaattttcataacagTAATTTTTCTGTAGCTGATTTAATACAAGAATCCGTGTGAATAAGTAGTTGTTAtaggaattaaatataataaaaatacgatggctcgaatttttttttttaatagatatttcaagttcaattgttaataaaaatttgttaaaatcacgaaaataggtatacaaattatttcgtagttgaaatttataaaatgttcaatttgtataggcttgaaaatttaatgtaaaaatcttCACAAGTACCTAGTTTTCCTAGTTCTTACTTGAactcaaaaatcttaaaaatgaataagtagtaaattgaatatttaattgtagAATAATAGTGAATAAagattctaattattttgttataatttaaaaataatattcacgaCTTGAACCTTTtacgtacatatatttttatattttactgtcatgacgatattttcaaaacatttaaattaattgtatgctaagtattgcttatttatatcataatcacATTCATATCGTTCTACATCATGCACATACGATATATACCACGAATCAAGATggcaatagttatatatatatacctcagTCTATGATGCATACACACATACCATATTATGTTCAGATTGGCTAGACTGTAGCGACTGGGAAAGAGTATTTTTTACccttagttttaattttgagtCAGATGTGTGGCGAGTGGCGACGGCTTAGCCGAAGACACTTTTTCgctttcgtttttattattctataatttgaattatttgattGTGTTCAATAAAGTGTACTTGATTTGCGAACCGCGAGTACTTAACACATacatgcataaatatatatcgtaaaATGTGACGGCGGTGgtacttttaaaaacaaactgATTTCACTACCTTTATGAGCTCGGACACGAAGTATTTAGCGTCAACTACAGTCGAGTTGATGTTCACCAAAAGTATGTTTGAGTCGAGTGCGTCTGGGTTGACGGTCACGTATGGACTTGCCATCCTTTGAAttgctgtataatataacaataaataaatcatcaatagaaaaatcataattcataataaatcatCATGACTGCAGTGGCGTGAGTTTTTAATAGAGGCGGACAAAAGTTTTGATCGGCTTAAATAGTTAACTTAAAAAAACTGCAGATTGCTACGCTCTCAACCACGTTTTTATCAAATTACTCAGTTatcttaatagtataatattcctTTTCTTTTACACaactctctctcacacacactaATTTAAATGCTTGTTTTCGTCTCTCACGCGGCCTATATTCTATTTTCTGTTCAGCGAGAGAACATGGGCCACGGCAATTCAGCGCATCTCCACGCGACATCCCGCCATCATAATAAATCCATCTTTGGTGTCAGGGTGTCGCGTGGGCATACGCAGAAGAACCGATTTTCGCCGAGCTGTAGCGTATTCTTTCGCTGGACcggatacatattataatatacattcccCTGATTTCTACCATcaagtatatacctaatatacctataatctatgtaacatattatgacattttaatcgatgtgatcatattatcataatataatatataataccgtaAGCAATTTTCTTTGCGTTTTGATGATCGTCGGCCAGCCTTTCCACGCAATTTTCCAACGCGTATAGTCCCGCCGCAGCCACGATCCCGGCTTGCCGCATAGCACCGCCCAATACCTTTCTCAATCTTCTAGCCCTGTAAGCCGAAATTAATAAGTTAGAAGTTGTTATCATTACCATTTCACCTTTGGTAAGTATCTACatgttaaaatgttatgaatgcATAAGTTAGTTACTAAAGTATGTACctccatttttttctttagatttaaaattgttaagtatcttattactattattatagtaataaaattaaactttttctaaaaatcaaaattttttttccttagCTGTAGAATAtctttatatgttattttttttaacatgatgTAGAAAacccattataatttttatttcatgttgCTATATGCCTAAtgcctatatgtatattatttgtatacctatgtattagttaagtattgtatttattagacATGTTGTACATAATTACTTTTCAATAAACAATTTGTCACCGATTAAGATGGAACCGACTGGTGCACCGAGACCTTTGCTCAAGCAAAATGTCACGGAATCGCAATGCTTCACTATCCGGCTTACTGGAACTCCTAGACTCACAGCTGCGTTAAACACTCTAGCTCCATCCATATGCAAAGGTATATTTCGTTCTTTGGTGAGTTTTCCCaacttaaagtttaataattatacacgtattaaattttacattattgcaATCTAACTCTATggtattttgcataatatatattactatgatataatattttattcatatatattgaTGATCGCAGGGGACTTATCCGGCTATcaatgtttttcaataaataaaatatgaggtAGCAAACTGAATATAATTGTCTTACGAGATTGCgtacagtatttatatttaaaaaaagaaatgtaactgtagttattaaatttgaacataCTCATGAAAcgcattgaaaataattaatctttAGACACTTAAATATGATATGTTGACGTagctattgtaatttgtatataactGTATACAAATGTAAAGGTATAACGAATTAGAATTtcctataagtaaatataaaaaaaataagaaaatgtattattttaaatattttcaagatttGATTTTGTTTCTTAATTATGAAACACCATTAATCATGgaattatgaaaatgtaattatttcattatttaaaaactataactatatattctctaactatcattataattgttatttaataaatattaagaggctgtataaacaataaattatgtaattatcagTTATCAGCACATAacgaaaattaatgaaaatcaataattattaattatattgataaattaataattatgatagttaacatttaatttacacgTAATTTGTATACCAAAATTATCGGTACCTATTTAAGTTAAgcgatactaaaaatatatatttatagtagggTCAAACCAttgaaattactaaaaataattttagtttaaaagttaGTAAGAaggaatatgtaaaatatacatacatatggcatatcttatatctattaatcatttttgcattatataaaatttgttacCTGATCAATCCATTCGATAGGCAATACAGTACCACCACAATAGTTGTGAGTGTTTTCAATGCACACTAATGTAGTATATGGTTCGTGAGGGTCTGGGAACTCCGGTCGTATTTTTCCAAGTAACTCTGTCATATCCAGTGTACCATCGtccaaatttttaacttcaCGCATTTGCAACCCAGCAATCtgttaaaattaactatttaaatatttttttcttttcattttttttttggtctagaaaaatatttaatatagcgCCTTGCAATTTTAGgttaactttttttcaaaattacgtgaaaaattaattctaaaatatatcaaatgtataaatatcacAAATTGTTTATAGCtaacaatttgaattttttttttgaaaaaaaattatagctcAATCTACTTAGTTCGTAAAATTGTTGATGTCATTTTCtcctatctaaaaataaaatgatactaCACCTCAGCATCTaggagttttttttatatattttaagtcttTGATAGAGTCATATActagtatgtaaattatttgaaaagtcAGTACAATAATTCGAAAAATAACGCAGATATTCTAGTGCAgtttttttcaatgtaatattatatgactaatAACGTATCTTTTACAATGATCTTTTTaaaagtacctaaataataattttaattatactctgGTGAGGTTATTGATATAGTGATATGTGTCATTAATGTTACATATTAGGTTAAAATTCTATGAGTACATAATGCAGGtgcatatttaatcaaataaagttACTATTCTCGAGTACGTagaaatggtatttatttataataaaaataaataaataaatcttatataaaatatcaacaagttgtgttttctttaaaatctattgaattagCAAATTAgttatcaaaatgtaaaaaccatacaattttaccataataatatgctagattttaaaatagaagTTCCTTCGTTCATTCAAATTTCAatcgatttaaaaattgttttttgctttatattacaaataaataactacaaaatggctgtttttaaattttcaaaaaaaaatttaagtggtttttttatttttgagtttttgaaCATTCTAAAAGGTAAGCTATTATTAATAGACATGTATTACGCTGAAAAAACTGCACTAGAAtatctacattattttttgaattatagctaaactgattttcaaattaatttacttgCTGTAAAGGCTTCGGATATATTCATCTTAACATCACGTTAAGAAACTGTTACATTACTTACTgtctaaatgtataaatatataattttatatcttcCCAACACCTAAATACCACTAATAGattgttttttcaattaaatgttcATGCctgtcaatttattattttaataagtttataatatttttaattattataatataatatactcgtagactatatatggtatattttttaattaaaatgttataacctGCGAAGCTCCACCTTGTTCCCACAGCAAAATATGACTTTTATGACCGACTATTACTTCACCTCCTCGTTGTTTTGAATGAATCATCACTGAAAATTTTCAtcgtgaattttaaaatacattggaattaatattaattttaatattatgaatcaaataataaactataaagtagtaTAAATACTTTAAGCTATTTTCTTcagaaatcgaaaaaaatagaTAACTTCTATTTatccaattttaatattaaatttcataaaccCTTCCGATGTACTCAGAAATTTCAAAAGtagtgaatatttattttagtattacacATAAAAATTCCTTAATTCGAATTTAAAAGATAAGATTAAATTaagctattttttaaatttaaataatttgaattaatataatgtataccgaagaataatgtttaatagttgtaatacatttaaataactaacgatttaaaacagttaatataatcgttacataataaatattaatgatagatAAACatattgaacaatttataatatagtataaatattataaggctacctatatattatatttaatattgattaacgATTAATTagctaattaaaaaactaattcggttaaaaaaataataaaaggttcATACGTACCtataaagataattaaataatttgtttttaaatgtttatcgttttcacatttaattaaatgtttgtaaaaaacaACGAgcctttaataatttaatttaataataatgtctgttctgcaaattatataaaaggtGAACgatatttttgtgttaaatttaaattggagTTTctcttgaaataataatatatgcttaggtattttaaaatatttttaagattttaattgtTCATACTTTTTTTGATTGAAGATCTTTAATCGACGTATAATACTCATTTTTAATTAGCATATACACATTTTGTAACTAGcgtaattaaaataagaattcgGTTATATATTTACTCGTAAATGCCCTCCAAAGCTCCAATACACTATTGCATATAGCCACAAAAATACAGTAGTTAGTaccattgtttattaatatataaatatagataacctatatttttaataaataattttgacatgTGCATAGTATTGAatctactattaaattattttaaaatctaaatatttagtacgcttaaaaaaaaaccaagtgataagtaaaaacataatttgataaaattaattttaaatctaaaagtaatccaattatgatttttaaattatcgaatactacataattaaatttaaaaatatatttatttttcttacttgCAATCAAATTTCCCATGAGTCCACTTGGTAAAAATATTGCCGCTtccttttcaaataattttgaagatttttcttccaaaactaaaataattaaaaatactcttttaggtaggtatatatatttagcaatttcgctatttattttgaaaaacgttTAAAgtgattatttgattattttataggcATAGAAATTGTTAACGTCACCAAGTAATTTTGAAGATTTAATTTGTGaaataatattccaattaatgtacctacctatttaactaatgaaatttattaaaaaataataataataattataaataaatcaactttactataggtatacttacGATTTATGGTGGGATCCTCGCCATAACCGTCATCACCGACTTCGGCATCGAACATTGCTTGGCGCATATGGACATCTGGTTTTGTTACTGTGTCGCTTCTCAAATCGATCACTTCACTTTTCTGCAAATTATTATCGGACGGCACTAGCTTTAAAGTCTTGAACGAATACAtgttttttctgattattattacaattacaattttgtaGTACAGTAcgttttattttcagttaaaaccaTAAAGTGCGTCAGGTATTGTGTTAACtggtatatttataagaatatacaACGAAAAACGTGTTtgttatcatatattcataggCGTGTCTAGACCTTTTTCGCAGGTCGTACAtatgcttaataatattaagttaatatattatatgagaataGGTGGGAATAAGGAGTTTGATCcca includes:
- the LOC132917100 gene encoding uncharacterized protein LOC132917100 isoform X2 produces the protein MMSSQSKAYEKKSEVIDLRSDTVTKPDVHMRQAMFDAEVGDDGYGEDPTINLLEEKSSKLFEKEAAIFLPSGLMGNLIAMMIHSKQRGGEVIVGHKSHILLWEQGGASQIAGLQMREVKNLDDGTLDMTELLGKIRPEFPDPHEPYTTLVCIENTHNYCGGTVLPIEWIDQLGKLTKERNIPLHMDGARVFNAAVSLGVPVSRIVKHCDSVTFCLSKGLGAPVGSILIGDKLFIEKARRLRKVLGGAMRQAGIVAAAGLYALENCVERLADDHQNAKKIAYAIQRMASPYVTVNPDALDSNILLVNINSTVVDAKYFVSELIKIDPDENDSKSNNKIRSTAVRIAQINNARARVVTHKNITDEDVDMAIEKIKYVIEKINTCCC
- the LOC132917100 gene encoding uncharacterized protein LOC132917100 isoform X1, with amino-acid sequence MYSFKTLKLVPSDNNLQKSEVIDLRSDTVTKPDVHMRQAMFDAEVGDDGYGEDPTINLLEEKSSKLFEKEAAIFLPSGLMGNLIAMMIHSKQRGGEVIVGHKSHILLWEQGGASQIAGLQMREVKNLDDGTLDMTELLGKIRPEFPDPHEPYTTLVCIENTHNYCGGTVLPIEWIDQLGKLTKERNIPLHMDGARVFNAAVSLGVPVSRIVKHCDSVTFCLSKGLGAPVGSILIGDKLFIEKARRLRKVLGGAMRQAGIVAAAGLYALENCVERLADDHQNAKKIAYAIQRMASPYVTVNPDALDSNILLVNINSTVVDAKYFVSELIKIDPDENDSKSNNKIRSTAVRIAQINNARARVVTHKNITDEDVDMAIEKIKYVIEKINTCCC